The Scatophagus argus isolate fScaArg1 chromosome 20, fScaArg1.pri, whole genome shotgun sequence genome window below encodes:
- the LOC124051937 gene encoding leukemia inhibitory factor receptor-like isoform X1, producing MDHMIITWLLLDLMFCMSTQAGNDQANGVLHCEPQNVTLNTSDQILLTWKDDPSCPAARNGLIYELVVFIADEEVHHEDFAVMPHQIGLTHSWNWKSHLAMECASHLVRLRSRYNNHTSLWKEVQTLPGTDNSKTQEVYPRDRMFEVGSRATFCCILPVGAIFNKMYMVGYNDSHMKTTKISNQTYILTVRLNRPAKRCTDVICETNTTQRTQVNGACAYIGYPPDDRGLQCETRDLQSVECHWTEGRDTHLFKSPTVYQLLGSHCADGSMRRCKVEVQVDAGERNWTLTAKNDLGRVEVTDRADLTKRVHMITPKRLMALNVNARNVTLQWEWTVQQYSNLNITCQVKVSHGDTNTILCSQSESTGVGLQYAVLTDLIPHWTYNVTVRCGTAQHFWKWSDWSTSVNFLTKSDVPDALDVWRQVKGNQVIILWKVPLANQSHGHIEDYEVTWAKTTEREQQNTALVLNCSFSLSLNTTEEYIVTVTARNMNGKSSPSTITIPSRKPETSEGTERVSTSWITGSNGTFHLSWSASPAASCGYIVDWCPTLRQDEVEWLKVPPNETTAKIFSKNFTDGVRYSVSVYACTQAAPVLLERREGYVSEKRIEDSLFDPLQGKQQNSDVVISWAPINLTEQSAFIRGYVLYCLDVSNNNVVLNVSTDKPEDTSLTARNLNFSSYLFQVKAQTAVGECGTTPITFTLNSLTDNLVKSVVIILVTVFILLTLMTILCYRHWTCIKQKVYPPIPKPVLNEWVTSKDQKHYPLHVDQDDRSEADVVAVSEAGCDSVAPDNGYVSPENMNCSQTPNHYYNHPLGKCTSPLFPLSSTAIPSQSRLSSSPFRNVFHNLSYVPVMKTEDQWSISGPDFQETTHLERSSSGYQPQNSFSPSETMEDPGSPMSCVSTYILLPQSHSK from the exons atgGACCACATGATTATCACATGGTTGTTACTGGACTTAATGTTCTGCATGAGCACACAAGCTGGGAATGATCAAGCAAATG GTGTCTTGCACTGTGAACCTCAGAATGTGACGCTTAACACCTCTGACCAGATCCTGTTAACGTGGAAGGACGACCCTTCGTGCCCTGCAGCACGTAACGGGCTGATCTATGAGCTGGTGGTTTTCATAGCAGACGAGGAAGTCCATCAT gaGGACTTTGCTGTGATGCCTCACCAGATAGGATTGACTCACTCCTGGAACTGGAAGTCACATTTAGCAATGGAGTGTGCTTCCCATTTAGTGAGACTCAGGTCCCGATACAACAACCACACGAGCCTATGGAAAGAAGTACAGACTCTTCCTG GGACTGACAACTCAAAAACGCAGGAGGTTTATCCACGGGACAGAATGTTTGAGGTTGGCAGTAGAGCCACCTTCTGCTGCATTCTGCCAGTAGGAGCtattttcaacaaaatgtaTATGGTGGGGTATAATGATTCTCATATGAAAACTACCAAAATCAGTAATCAGACATATATCCTGACTGTCCGCCTGAACCGACCGGCCAAACGTTGTACTGATGTAAtttgtgaaacaaacacaacgCAACGCACACAAGTAAATGGGGCTTGTGCTTATATTGGCT ACCCACCTGATGACAGGGGTCTTCAGTGTGAAACCCGAGATCTGCAGTCAGTCGAATGTCACTGGACAGAAGGAAGAGACACACACTTGTTCAAGAGTCCAACAGTTTATCAGCTGCTTGGAAG CCACTGTGCAGATGGGTCCATGAGGAGATGCAAGGTGGAAGTGCAAGTGGACGCTGGTGAGAGAAACTGGACACTAACAGCAAAAAATGATCTTGGGAGGGTGGAGGTCACAGACAGAGCAGACCTGACTAAAAGAG tgcatATGATCACTCCAAAGAGATTGATGGCTTTGAATGTGAATGCCAGGAATGTCACTCTGCAGTGGGAATGGACGGTGCAGCAGTACAGTAATCTCAACATAACGTGCCAAGTAAAAGTTAGCCATGGTGACACAAAT ACCATATTGTGTTCTCAGAGTGAAAGTACTGGAGTTGGCCTTCAGTATGCGGTTTTGACTGATCTGATACCACATTGGACGTATAATGTGACAGTACGATGTGGAACAGCACAACATTTCTGGAAATGGAGTGACTGGAGCACAAGTGTTAACTTCCTCACAAAGAGTGATG TTCCAGATGCTCTTGATGTGTGGAGGCAGGTGAAGGGTAACCAGGTTATAATCCTTTGGAAA GTACCACTGGCCAACCAGAGTCATGGACACATTGAAGACTATGAAGTGACCTGggcaaaaacaacagagagagaacaacaaaacacagcctTAGTTCTAAATTGcagtttttctctcagtcttaACACCACAGAAGAGTATATTGTTACAGTTACAGCTAGAAATATGAATGGCAAGTCATCCCCATCAACCATCACCATCCCCAGCCGCAAACCAG AGACGTCAGAAGGAACAGAAAGAGTGAGCACATCTTGGATCACCGGCAGCAATGGCACCTTCCACCTCTCCTGGTCTGCCAGTCCTGCAGCCAGCTGTGGCTATATAGTGGACTGGTGTCCTACCTTACGGCAGGACGAGGTGGAGTGGCTCAAAGTGCCTCCAAATGAAACTACTGCCAAAATATTTTCAA AAAATTTCACAGACGGAGTGAGATATTCAGTGTCTGTATATGCCTGCACCCAGGCGGCTCCAGTGCTGCTCGAAAGAAGAGAGGGTTATGTCAGCGAAAAAA GAATAGAAGATTCCCTGTTTGATCCATTGCAAGGGAAACAGCAGAATTCAGATGTTGTGATATCCTGGGCCCCTATAAATCTAACAGAGCAGTCTGCTTTTATCCGAGGCTATGTTCTGTATTGTTTGGACGTCAGCAACAACAATGTAGTCCTCAATGTCAGCACAG ACAAACCAGAGGATACCAGCTTGACAGCAAGAAACCTTAATTTCAGCTCCTACTTATTCCAAGTGAAGGCACAAACGGCAGTTGGAGAATGTGGCACTACGCCGATTACTTTCACCTTGAATTCATTGA CTGATAACTTGGTCAAGTCTGTGGTCATCATCCTGGTCACTGTTTTTATTCTCCTTACCCTCATGACTATCCTTTGCTACAGACACTGGACGTG CATCAAACAGAAAGTCTATCCTCCAATACCAAAGCCAGTGTTGAATGAGTGGGTGACATCGAAG gATCAAAAACATTATCCTCTTCATGTGGATCAGGATGACCGCAGTGAAGCAGATGTCGTGGCTGTTTCAGAGGCGGGTTGTGACTCAGTAGCACCTGACAACGGTTATGTCAGTCCAGAGAATATGAATTGTTCACAAACTCCAAACCATTATTACAATCACCCACTGGGAAAGTGCACTTCACCACTCTTCCCTTTATCCTCAACTGCCATCCCATCTCAGTCCAGGTTATCATCTTCTCCGTTCAGAAATGTATTTCATAACCTGTCATATGTGCCGGTAATGAAGACAGAGGATCAGTGGTCCATCTCAGGTCCGGACTTTCAGGAGACCACACATTTAGAGAGAAGCTCCAGTGGATACCAGCCTCAAAATAGCTTCTCTCCAAGTGAGACAATGGAGGATCCGGGAAGTCCTATGTCCTGTGTGTCCACTTACATTTTATTACCACAGTCACATTCCAAATAG
- the LOC124051937 gene encoding leukemia inhibitory factor receptor-like isoform X2: MDHMIITWLLLDLMFCMSTQAGNDQANGVLHCEPQNVTLNTSDQILLTWKDDPSCPAARNGLIYELVVFIADEEVHHEDFAVMPHQIGLTHSWNWKSHLAMECASHLVRLRSRYNNHTSLWKEVQTLPGTDNSKTQEVYPRDRMFEVGSRATFCCILPVGAIFNKMYMVGYNDSHMKTTKISNQTYILTVRLNRPAKRCTDVICETNTTQRTQVNGACAYIGYPPDDRGLQCETRDLQSVECHWTEGRDTHLFKSPTVYQLLGSHCADGSMRRCKVEVQVDAGERNWTLTAKNDLGRVEVTDRADLTKRVHMITPKRLMALNVNARNVTLQWEWTVQQYSNLNITCQVKVSHGDTNTISESTGVGLQYAVLTDLIPHWTYNVTVRCGTAQHFWKWSDWSTSVNFLTKSDVPDALDVWRQVKGNQVIILWKVPLANQSHGHIEDYEVTWAKTTEREQQNTALVLNCSFSLSLNTTEEYIVTVTARNMNGKSSPSTITIPSRKPETSEGTERVSTSWITGSNGTFHLSWSASPAASCGYIVDWCPTLRQDEVEWLKVPPNETTAKIFSKNFTDGVRYSVSVYACTQAAPVLLERREGYVSEKRIEDSLFDPLQGKQQNSDVVISWAPINLTEQSAFIRGYVLYCLDVSNNNVVLNVSTDKPEDTSLTARNLNFSSYLFQVKAQTAVGECGTTPITFTLNSLTDNLVKSVVIILVTVFILLTLMTILCYRHWTCIKQKVYPPIPKPVLNEWVTSKDQKHYPLHVDQDDRSEADVVAVSEAGCDSVAPDNGYVSPENMNCSQTPNHYYNHPLGKCTSPLFPLSSTAIPSQSRLSSSPFRNVFHNLSYVPVMKTEDQWSISGPDFQETTHLERSSSGYQPQNSFSPSETMEDPGSPMSCVSTYILLPQSHSK, from the exons atgGACCACATGATTATCACATGGTTGTTACTGGACTTAATGTTCTGCATGAGCACACAAGCTGGGAATGATCAAGCAAATG GTGTCTTGCACTGTGAACCTCAGAATGTGACGCTTAACACCTCTGACCAGATCCTGTTAACGTGGAAGGACGACCCTTCGTGCCCTGCAGCACGTAACGGGCTGATCTATGAGCTGGTGGTTTTCATAGCAGACGAGGAAGTCCATCAT gaGGACTTTGCTGTGATGCCTCACCAGATAGGATTGACTCACTCCTGGAACTGGAAGTCACATTTAGCAATGGAGTGTGCTTCCCATTTAGTGAGACTCAGGTCCCGATACAACAACCACACGAGCCTATGGAAAGAAGTACAGACTCTTCCTG GGACTGACAACTCAAAAACGCAGGAGGTTTATCCACGGGACAGAATGTTTGAGGTTGGCAGTAGAGCCACCTTCTGCTGCATTCTGCCAGTAGGAGCtattttcaacaaaatgtaTATGGTGGGGTATAATGATTCTCATATGAAAACTACCAAAATCAGTAATCAGACATATATCCTGACTGTCCGCCTGAACCGACCGGCCAAACGTTGTACTGATGTAAtttgtgaaacaaacacaacgCAACGCACACAAGTAAATGGGGCTTGTGCTTATATTGGCT ACCCACCTGATGACAGGGGTCTTCAGTGTGAAACCCGAGATCTGCAGTCAGTCGAATGTCACTGGACAGAAGGAAGAGACACACACTTGTTCAAGAGTCCAACAGTTTATCAGCTGCTTGGAAG CCACTGTGCAGATGGGTCCATGAGGAGATGCAAGGTGGAAGTGCAAGTGGACGCTGGTGAGAGAAACTGGACACTAACAGCAAAAAATGATCTTGGGAGGGTGGAGGTCACAGACAGAGCAGACCTGACTAAAAGAG tgcatATGATCACTCCAAAGAGATTGATGGCTTTGAATGTGAATGCCAGGAATGTCACTCTGCAGTGGGAATGGACGGTGCAGCAGTACAGTAATCTCAACATAACGTGCCAAGTAAAAGTTAGCCATGGTGACACAAATACCATA AGTGAAAGTACTGGAGTTGGCCTTCAGTATGCGGTTTTGACTGATCTGATACCACATTGGACGTATAATGTGACAGTACGATGTGGAACAGCACAACATTTCTGGAAATGGAGTGACTGGAGCACAAGTGTTAACTTCCTCACAAAGAGTGATG TTCCAGATGCTCTTGATGTGTGGAGGCAGGTGAAGGGTAACCAGGTTATAATCCTTTGGAAA GTACCACTGGCCAACCAGAGTCATGGACACATTGAAGACTATGAAGTGACCTGggcaaaaacaacagagagagaacaacaaaacacagcctTAGTTCTAAATTGcagtttttctctcagtcttaACACCACAGAAGAGTATATTGTTACAGTTACAGCTAGAAATATGAATGGCAAGTCATCCCCATCAACCATCACCATCCCCAGCCGCAAACCAG AGACGTCAGAAGGAACAGAAAGAGTGAGCACATCTTGGATCACCGGCAGCAATGGCACCTTCCACCTCTCCTGGTCTGCCAGTCCTGCAGCCAGCTGTGGCTATATAGTGGACTGGTGTCCTACCTTACGGCAGGACGAGGTGGAGTGGCTCAAAGTGCCTCCAAATGAAACTACTGCCAAAATATTTTCAA AAAATTTCACAGACGGAGTGAGATATTCAGTGTCTGTATATGCCTGCACCCAGGCGGCTCCAGTGCTGCTCGAAAGAAGAGAGGGTTATGTCAGCGAAAAAA GAATAGAAGATTCCCTGTTTGATCCATTGCAAGGGAAACAGCAGAATTCAGATGTTGTGATATCCTGGGCCCCTATAAATCTAACAGAGCAGTCTGCTTTTATCCGAGGCTATGTTCTGTATTGTTTGGACGTCAGCAACAACAATGTAGTCCTCAATGTCAGCACAG ACAAACCAGAGGATACCAGCTTGACAGCAAGAAACCTTAATTTCAGCTCCTACTTATTCCAAGTGAAGGCACAAACGGCAGTTGGAGAATGTGGCACTACGCCGATTACTTTCACCTTGAATTCATTGA CTGATAACTTGGTCAAGTCTGTGGTCATCATCCTGGTCACTGTTTTTATTCTCCTTACCCTCATGACTATCCTTTGCTACAGACACTGGACGTG CATCAAACAGAAAGTCTATCCTCCAATACCAAAGCCAGTGTTGAATGAGTGGGTGACATCGAAG gATCAAAAACATTATCCTCTTCATGTGGATCAGGATGACCGCAGTGAAGCAGATGTCGTGGCTGTTTCAGAGGCGGGTTGTGACTCAGTAGCACCTGACAACGGTTATGTCAGTCCAGAGAATATGAATTGTTCACAAACTCCAAACCATTATTACAATCACCCACTGGGAAAGTGCACTTCACCACTCTTCCCTTTATCCTCAACTGCCATCCCATCTCAGTCCAGGTTATCATCTTCTCCGTTCAGAAATGTATTTCATAACCTGTCATATGTGCCGGTAATGAAGACAGAGGATCAGTGGTCCATCTCAGGTCCGGACTTTCAGGAGACCACACATTTAGAGAGAAGCTCCAGTGGATACCAGCCTCAAAATAGCTTCTCTCCAAGTGAGACAATGGAGGATCCGGGAAGTCCTATGTCCTGTGTGTCCACTTACATTTTATTACCACAGTCACATTCCAAATAG
- the crata gene encoding carnitine O-acetyltransferase — translation MWGICSRTMVKVGMAKPCGLMKPCHLVKPVSATRITGRYLTHQKGLPSLPVPPLQQTCERYIAALEPIVEVDELMHTKELVDDFQKAGGVGERLQGALEKRARHTENWLSEWWVKVAYLEYRMPVVVHSSPGLVLPRMNFTDKQGQIRFAAKLIAGVLDFKTMIDNETLPVEYLGGKPLCMNQYYEVLSSCRIPGLKRDSVMNYAKSSRPPKHIIVVYNFEFFVLDVYNSDGTPLTADQLCLQLERICSSSLQTHMEPVGILTTQHRDSWGKAYVNLIKDKTNKESVSAIQRSIFTLCLDGAMPRVPDDMYRSCAAVQMLHGGGSQWNSGNRWFDKTLQFIIGENGTCGVNYEHAPAEGPPIVALIDHVVEYTRKPEVIRSPMVPLPMPKKLQFNITPEIKKDIEEAKNSMNRLAQDLDMRVVVFGHFGKNVPKAHNMSPDAFIQIALQLAYYRIYQRCCATYESASLRMFRLGRTDTIRSASSASAAFVKAFDEPSKQNTEKVDLMVKAVKAHRSYTNMAVSGQAIDRHLLGLKMVATEEKLSLPDIFTDGAYAKALHYQLSTSQVPSKTDCVMCFGPVVPNGYGVCYNPMNDHINFAVSSFNTCEETNAARLAQAVQDALLDMRTLLEQTPRAKL, via the exons GTTAAGGTAGGGATGGCGAAACCCTGTGGCTTAATGAAACCCTGCCACTTGGTGAAGCCTGTATCAGCGACTCGGATCACCGGCAGATACTTGACCCATCAGAAGGGGCTGCCCAGTCTGCCCGTCCCCCCTCTGCAGCAGACCTGTGAGCGCTACATCGCTGCCCTGGAGCCCATCGTGGAGGTGGACGAGCTGATGCACACTAAAGAGCTGGTGGACGACTTTCAGAAAGCAGGAGGGGTTGGAGAGAGACTGCAGGGAGCTCTGGAAAAGAGAGCACGCCACACTGAGAACTGG tTGTCAGAGTGGTGGGTGAAGGTTGCTTATCTCGAGTACCGGATGCCTGTGGTGGTTCATTCGAGTCCTGGGTTGGTCCTGCCCCGCATGAACTTCACTGACAAACAGGGGCAAATAAG GTTCGCTGCCAAACTGATAGCTGGTGTTTTGGACTTCAAGACAATGATTGACAA TGAGACACTACCAGTTGAATATCTGGGAGGGAAGCCCCTGTGTATGAATCAGTACTATGAAGTGCTGTCGTCCTGCCGTATCCCCGGTCTGAAGAGAGACTCCGTGATGAACTACGCCAAGAGCTCAAGGCCCCCCAAACACATCATTGTAGTCTACAACTTTGAG TTCTTTGTATTGGATGTGTACAACAGCGACGGAACTCCGCTAACAGCTGATCAGCTCTGCCTTCAGCTGGAGAGGatctgcagctcctcactgCAGACCCACATGGAGCCTGTCGGCATCCTCACCACCCAGCACCGCGACTCCTGGGGCAAGGCCTACGTCAACCTCATCAAGG ATAAGACCAACAAAGAATCAGTGTCAGCTATCCAAAGGAGCATCTTCACCTTGTGTTTGGATGGTGCGATGCCTCGAGTGCCTGATGACATGTACCGCAGCTGCGCCGCCGTCCAGATGCTGCACGGAGGAGGCAGCCAGTGGAACAGTGGCAACCGCTGGTTTGACAAGACACTGCAG tttattattgGAGAGAATGGGACATGTGGTGTGAACTATGAGCATGCCCCAGCTGAGGGCCCACCCATAGTGGCCTTGATTGACCATGTTGTAGAATACAC GAGGAAGCCAGAGGTGATTCGGTCTCCCATGGTGCCTTTGCCCATGCCTAAGAAACTACAGTTCAACATCACTCCTGAGATCAAGAAGGACATTGAGGAAGCCAAGAACAGCATGAATAG ACTGGCCCAAGACTTGGATATGAGGGTTGTGGTATTTGGCCACTTTGGGAAAAATGTGCCGAAAGCCCACAACATGAGCCCGGACGCTTTCATACAGATTGCACTACAGCTGGCTTACTACCG GATTTATCAGCGCTGCTGTGCCACATATGAAAGTGCCTCCCTGCGTATGTTCAGACTGGGTCGTACAGATACAATCCGCTCAGCCTCAAGTGCCTCGGCCGCCTTTGTCAAGGCCTTTGACGAGCCTAGCAAACAG aacaCAGAGAAGGTTGATCTGATGGTGAAAGCCGTAAAAGCACACAGGTCATATACTAACATG GCAGTCAGTGGCCAGGCCATAGACAGACACCTGCTGGGTCTTAAGATGGTGGCTACTGAGGAAAAGCTCTCCCTACCTGATATCTTCACAGATGGCGCCTACGCCAAAGCCTTACACTACCAGCTGTCCACAAGTCAG GTACCGTCCAAGACCGACTGTGTCATGTGTTTCGGCCCGGTTGTACCCAACGGATACGGCGTTTGCTACAATCCTATGAACGATCACATCAACTTTGCGGTGTCGTCTTTCAACACCTGTGAAGAAACAAATGCAGCCCGTCTGGCCCAGGCCGTGCAGGATGCACTGTTGGACATGAGGACGCTGCTGGAACAAACCCCAAGAGCCAAACTGTGA
- the june gene encoding junE proto-oncogene, AP-1 transcription factor subunit, translating into MTAKMETPFYHDDSSAVPGFSQIAEYERYPGNKMLMSKKAMSVAGSHHFGGGSGGQAGGRGGNPNNLGLTSNSSLMTSAAPSADMNLLKLASPDLEHLIIQSNQGLVTTSPVSNSTTPFIYRNQATNEQEGFADGFVKALADLHKQNQLVGSGPMSPSSSSSVSLQASYQRNLMSGGDMPVYTNLGSYNPGQMAYSGAQMAYSSHGHGGGGAPQHHARGMDTPQTVPEVPHPPGDPTSPPSLSPIDLETQERIKAERKKLRNRIAASKCRKRKLERISRLEEKVKVLKSQNTDLASTAAMLREQVAQLKQKVMSHVTNGCQIAVGSASATKSGGGGGGTGSEDSSC; encoded by the coding sequence ATGACGGCCAAGATGGAGACTCCTTTCTACCATGACGACTCCTCTGCCGTCCCCGGCTTCAGTCAGATCGCAGAATACGAACGTTACCCGGGAAACAAGATGTTGATGAGTAAGAAGGCCATGTCAGTTGCGGGCAGCCATCACTTTGGTGGCGGCAGTGGCGGTCAAGCTGGGGGGCGGGGTGGAAACCCTAACAACCTGGGGCTCACCAGCAACAGCTCCCTGATGACATCAGCGGCACCATCCGCTGACATGAACCTGCTGAAGCTGGCGTCCCCCGACCTGGAGCATCTGATCATCCAATCCAATCAGGGACTGGTCACTACCAGCCCTGTGTCCAACTCTACCACACCCTTCATCTACCGCAACCAAGCTACCAATGAACAAGAAGGATTTGCCGATGGCTTTGTCAAAGCGCTTGCAGACCTTCACAAGCAGAACCAGCTGGTGGGAAGTGGTCCCATGTCCCCGTCCtcatcctcttctgtctccctGCAGGCTTCCTACCAGAGAAACCTGATGTCTGGAGGGGACATGCCCGTTTACACCAACCTCGGCAGCTACAATCCAGGCCAGATGGCATACTCTGGAGCTCAAATGGCATACAGTAGCCATGGCCATGGCGGGGGTGGAGCCCCTCAGCACCACGCTCGAGGGATGGACACCCCTCAGACTGTCCCTGAGGTGCCTCACCCACCAGGTGACCCCACGTCCCCACCCTCGCTTTCTCCAATCGACCTGGAGACGCAGGAGCGAATCAAAGCAGAGCGCAAGAAGCTCCGCAACCGCATCGCTGCATCCAAGTGCCGCAAGCGGAAGCTGGAGCGGATCTCCCGGCTGGAAGAGAAGGTGAAAGTCCTGAAGAGCCAGAACACAGACCTGGCCTCCACCGCTGCCATGCTGCGAGAGCAGGTCGCTCAGCTCAAACAAAAGGTCATGAGTCACGTCACCAATGGCTGCCAGATCGCTGTTGGATCAGCCTCCGCCACCAagtctggaggaggaggaggaggcactgGCAGCGAGGACTCCAGCTGCTGA